A genome region from Sphingobium sp. WTD-1 includes the following:
- a CDS encoding class I SAM-dependent methyltransferase has product MTAPETRADIFDRALRARHRDRMLGAFADHDFLHRAMLDELLERLADVQRDLPEVLLVGCPDGNAKAALEAMGKRVACADPGFLAAQRAGGVQADEDALPFADNSFDLVIACGTLDSVNDLPGALILMRRVLRPDGLMLAAFAGAGSLSRLKSALLAAEGDRPGQHVHPQVDVRSAGDLLSRAGFAMPVADGETLNIRYGDIVRLMHDLRGMGAGNALATRPPALSRDVLIRAATHFANAADPDGRTAEQMALIYLSGWKPDASQAAPARRGSATVSLAAALKGKD; this is encoded by the coding sequence ATGACTGCCCCCGAAACCCGCGCCGATATTTTCGACCGCGCCCTGCGCGCCCGTCACCGCGACCGGATGCTCGGCGCCTTTGCCGATCATGATTTTCTCCACCGCGCGATGCTGGACGAACTGCTCGAACGGCTCGCCGATGTGCAGCGCGACCTGCCCGAAGTGCTGCTTGTCGGCTGCCCGGACGGCAACGCGAAGGCCGCACTCGAAGCCATGGGCAAGCGCGTCGCCTGCGCCGATCCCGGCTTCCTTGCCGCGCAGCGAGCCGGCGGCGTGCAGGCGGACGAGGATGCCCTGCCCTTCGCCGACAATAGTTTCGATCTGGTCATCGCCTGCGGCACGCTCGACAGCGTCAATGATCTGCCCGGCGCACTGATCCTGATGCGCCGCGTGCTGCGGCCCGACGGGCTGATGCTCGCCGCCTTTGCCGGTGCCGGCAGCCTGTCCCGCCTCAAATCCGCCTTGCTCGCGGCCGAGGGCGACCGCCCCGGCCAGCATGTCCATCCCCAGGTCGATGTCCGTTCGGCCGGTGACCTCCTGAGCCGCGCCGGCTTCGCCATGCCGGTCGCCGATGGGGAGACGCTCAATATCCGCTATGGCGACATCGTCCGGCTGATGCACGATCTGCGCGGCATGGGCGCGGGTAATGCGCTCGCCACCCGCCCGCCGGCCCTGTCGCGCGACGTGCTGATACGCGCCGCCACCCATTTCGCCAACGCCGCCGATCCCGACGGCCGCACCGCCGAACAGATGGCGCTCATCTATCTGTCCGGCTGGAAGCCCGACGCCAGCCAGGCCGCCCCCGCCCGCCGCGGCAGCGCCACCGTCTCGCTGGCCGCAGCGCTCAAGGGCAAGGACTGA
- a CDS encoding diguanylate cyclase, whose product MVLLAGLLLDGSAQMRSSLSWVTHSSQVLKTANRTLGHLQQAESGQRGYVLTRNPEFGETVAAEIAAAKHDAAALVNLTADNSAQNERAQQVRALVTERAASLEKSAALTRAGDFDGAQASTATGRGRYLMLMVEARVGDLLAEERSLSVDRMGAVERRLNYIRWLVLLGTPLTVAIIVIMGVALIRGIRRPVDAMMTVMGKLGAGDRSARIDVEMRSSEFERLAGGYNEMARELEAAVADQVDSAGRLKIANQELSANAQVLRERGEVIELLGGMAHRMQAARTDEELAAIIRVFVPRVLPDIPGALYAHNNSRNLLVPIAAWGGLEVEQAGFAPDQCWALRRGQSHYVTEQGSDIVCAHVGAEADHYHCEPLLAGGEVIGVLYLRGVVGAENRFGLTVLTENIASALVNHRLQRGLREQTIRDPLTSLFNRRYMEETLALEIARATRTGSPLSLVMCDVDHFKRFNDEFGHEAGDAVLQAVATEMRSRFRDGDVVCRFGGEEFTIIAPGTSAAVLANRVEIVRQAISELMVSQGGRTLGSTTMSFGVATWEETMERDGSTLIKAADAALYRAKREGRNRVVLDARAEALSA is encoded by the coding sequence ATGGTGCTGCTCGCCGGGCTGCTGCTCGACGGGTCGGCGCAGATGCGCAGCAGCCTGAGCTGGGTGACCCATTCCTCGCAGGTGCTTAAGACCGCGAACCGGACGCTAGGCCATCTGCAGCAGGCCGAGTCGGGGCAGCGCGGCTATGTGCTGACCCGCAATCCCGAATTTGGCGAAACCGTCGCCGCCGAAATCGCCGCCGCCAAGCATGATGCGGCGGCGCTGGTGAACCTGACCGCCGACAATTCCGCGCAGAATGAACGGGCGCAGCAGGTCCGCGCGCTGGTGACGGAACGGGCCGCGAGCCTGGAGAAGTCGGCCGCGCTGACCCGTGCCGGCGATTTTGACGGGGCGCAGGCATCGACCGCGACCGGCCGTGGCCGCTATCTGATGCTGATGGTCGAGGCGCGGGTCGGCGATCTGCTGGCCGAGGAGCGTTCGCTGTCGGTCGATCGCATGGGCGCGGTGGAACGGCGGCTCAACTATATTCGCTGGCTGGTGCTGCTGGGCACGCCGCTGACGGTGGCGATCATCGTCATCATGGGCGTCGCGCTGATCCGTGGCATCCGCCGTCCGGTCGATGCGATGATGACGGTGATGGGCAAGCTGGGCGCGGGCGATCGCAGCGCGCGCATCGATGTCGAGATGCGGTCGAGCGAGTTCGAGCGGCTGGCCGGCGGCTATAATGAAATGGCGCGCGAGTTGGAGGCGGCAGTCGCCGACCAGGTGGACAGCGCGGGGCGGCTGAAAATCGCCAACCAGGAACTGAGCGCCAATGCGCAGGTGCTGCGCGAGCGGGGCGAAGTGATCGAATTGCTGGGCGGAATGGCCCACCGGATGCAGGCGGCCCGCACCGATGAAGAATTGGCCGCGATCATCCGGGTGTTCGTGCCGCGCGTGCTACCCGATATTCCCGGCGCGCTCTATGCCCATAATAATTCGCGCAACCTGCTGGTGCCAATCGCAGCATGGGGCGGGCTGGAGGTCGAGCAGGCGGGCTTTGCGCCCGACCAGTGCTGGGCGCTGCGGCGCGGGCAGAGCCATTATGTGACCGAGCAGGGATCGGACATCGTCTGTGCCCATGTCGGTGCCGAGGCGGACCATTATCATTGCGAGCCGCTGCTGGCCGGCGGTGAGGTGATCGGCGTGCTCTATCTGCGCGGCGTGGTGGGGGCCGAGAACCGGTTCGGCCTGACCGTGCTGACCGAGAATATCGCGTCGGCCCTGGTCAACCATCGCCTGCAACGCGGCCTGCGCGAACAGACGATCCGCGATCCGCTGACCAGCCTGTTCAATCGTCGCTACATGGAAGAGACGCTGGCGCTGGAGATTGCGCGGGCGACGCGCACCGGCAGTCCGCTGAGCCTGGTGATGTGCGACGTCGACCATTTCAAGCGCTTCAACGACGAGTTCGGCCATGAGGCGGGCGACGCGGTGTTGCAGGCGGTCGCGACGGAAATGCGCAGCCGCTTCCGCGACGGTGATGTCGTCTGTCGCTTTGGCGGCGAGGAGTTCACCATCATCGCGCCCGGCACATCGGCGGCGGTGCTGGCCAACCGGGTAGAGATCGTCCGCCAGGCAATCAGCGAGTTGATGGTGAGCCAGGGCGGTCGCACGCTGGGTTCGACGACCATGTCCTTCGGCGTCGCTACCTGGGAAGAGACGATGGAGCGGGATGGCTCGACGCTGATCAAGGCGGCCGATGCCGCCCTCTATCGCGCCAAGCGCGAGGGGCGGAACCGGGTAGTGTTGGACGCGCGGGCGGAAGCGCTGTCGGCCTGA
- a CDS encoding metallophosphoesterase — protein MARIAHLSDIHFGAHDPRIVDAATAWLEERRPDLVVISGDLTQRARVEQFRAAAAWLNRLRAAGLKILVIPGNHDVPLFDVVRRFARPLARYKRYISRDLCPFYEDGEVAILGLNTARSLTIKDGRINHDQMDRLRESFAQVAADKTRILVTHHPLFAMPIGRGGELSEAVGRHEDAVQAACEAGVHVALAGHFHRTYAEAAQKMVAHSGGALVIQAGTATSTRLRNAEPQSFNWLHVRRSNAIELQVIVWDGDAFRRASHVDYMREGEAWAGRDVIDPPTVGSVAVLQGAG, from the coding sequence ATGGCCCGTATCGCCCATCTGTCCGACATTCATTTCGGCGCGCATGATCCGCGCATCGTCGACGCCGCCACCGCCTGGCTGGAGGAACGCCGGCCGGACCTGGTCGTCATCAGCGGCGACCTGACCCAGCGTGCGCGGGTGGAGCAGTTCAGGGCGGCGGCGGCCTGGCTCAATCGTCTGCGCGCGGCGGGGCTGAAGATATTGGTGATCCCCGGCAATCATGACGTGCCGCTGTTCGACGTGGTGCGCCGCTTCGCCCGGCCGCTGGCGCGCTACAAACGCTATATCAGCCGCGATCTCTGTCCCTTCTACGAGGATGGAGAGGTCGCGATACTGGGGCTCAACACCGCGCGCTCGCTGACGATCAAGGACGGGCGGATCAACCATGACCAGATGGACCGGCTCCGCGAGAGTTTCGCGCAGGTCGCGGCGGACAAGACCCGCATCCTGGTGACCCATCATCCGTTGTTCGCCATGCCGATCGGCCGCGGCGGGGAGTTGAGTGAGGCGGTGGGGCGGCATGAGGATGCCGTGCAGGCGGCGTGCGAGGCGGGGGTGCATGTCGCATTGGCCGGCCATTTCCACCGCACCTATGCGGAGGCCGCGCAGAAGATGGTGGCGCATAGCGGCGGGGCGCTGGTGATCCAGGCGGGGACGGCGACATCGACCCGGCTGCGCAATGCCGAGCCGCAGAGCTTCAACTGGCTGCATGTGCGGCGCAGCAATGCGATCGAACTGCAAGTGATCGTGTGGGACGGCGACGCCTTCCGCAGGGCGAGCCATGTTGATTATATGCGGGAAGGCGAGGCATGGGCGGGACGGGATGTGATCGATCCGCCGACGGTCGGCAGCGTGGCTGTGCTACAGGGGGCAGGCTGA